One Hordeum vulgare subsp. vulgare chromosome 4H, MorexV3_pseudomolecules_assembly, whole genome shotgun sequence DNA window includes the following coding sequences:
- the LOC123449807 gene encoding K(+) efflux antiporter 5 isoform X3, with translation MFGRVLDKEFSDSDATEVPDKNSFNNSISDHQAVLETVAVITHDKKNDTQQANSSRPFQIGDMFGSQNENSDDTETVIDKEDNVFVMSNRKTKYPTLQLDLRLIKDLVVIIVSATAGGIIFSCLGQPVIVGYLLAGSLIGPGGLNLINEMVQVETFAQFGVVFLLFALGLEFSLPKLKVVGPVAVLGGVLQIALFMFLCGLTAALCGAKLSEGVFVGTFLSMSSTAVVSKFLVEKGSTNALHGQVTIGTLILQDCAVGLLFALIPVLGGSSGIFGGIMSMGRLLLVLSIFVTVAYMMTWSFIPRFLKLMIQLSSQTNELYQLAAVAFCLLLAWCSDYLGLSLELGSFLAGVMISTTDFAHHTLEQVEAIRNLFAALFLASIGMLIHFKFLWNHVDILLAAVILVIIVKSIVITAVIKSFGYSIRTAFIVGLSLAQIGEFAFVLLSRASHHHLIGGKMYLLLLGTTALSLVTTPLIFKLIPVVTQLGILMRWFPSESGVQNEEKATMLDVYNRTL, from the exons ATGTTCGGCCGCGTGCTCGACaaggagttctccgacagcgacgCCACCGAGG TACCGGACAAGAATAGCTTCAACAACAGCATCTCAGATCATCAA GCTGTTCTGGAGACCGTAGCTGTTATTACACACGACAAGAAAAATGATACACAGCAGGCAAA TTCCTCGAGACCTTTCCAAATAGGTGACATGTTTGGTTCTCAGAATGAAAATTCTGATGACACCGAAACTGTGATAGACAAAGAG GATAATGTTTTTGTGATGTCAAatcgtaaaacaaagtatccaacACTTCAGTTAGATTTAAG ATTGATTAAAGATCTGGTAGTTATAATTGTTTCAGCTACTGCTGGTGGTATCATATTCTCTTGTTTGGGGCAGCCG GTTATTGTTGGTTATCTGCTTGCTGGTTCTCTTATTGGACCTGGAGGCTTGAACTTGATCAATGAAATGGTGCAG GTGGAGACCTTTGCCCAGTTTGGTGtggtttttcttctttttgctctTGGTCTTGAATTTTCATTGCCAAAG TTGAAAGTGGTTGGGCCTGTTGCTGTGCTTGGTGGTGTACTTCAGATTGCTTTGTTCATGTTCTTGTGTGGCCTAACTGCTGCG TTATGCGGTGCTAAATTATCCGAGGGAGTATTTGTTGGCACTTTCTTGTCAATGTCATCTACTGCAGTG GTCTCCAAGTTCTTAGTGGAAAAGGGTAGCACAAATGCGCTTCATGGTCAAGTTACAATTGGCACCCTTATCCTTCAG GATTGTGCAGTTGGCCTGCTGTTTGCTCTCATTCCAGTTCTGGGTGGTTCAAGTGGCATATTTGGAGGAATAATGTCAATGGGAAGACT GTTGCTTGTACTGTCCATATTTGTAACTGTTGCATATATGATGACTTGGTCATTTATCCCTCGATTCTTAAAACTGATGATCCAGTTATCATCACAG ACAAATGAACTCTATCAGTTGGCTGCTGTCGCGTTCTGCTTGCTGCTAGCCTGG TGCAGTGATTATCTTGGATTGAGTCTTGAACTGGGCTCATTTCTTGCTGGCGTTATGATATCCACCACAGATTTTGCTCACCATACTTTGGAGCAG GTGGAAGCAATCCGTAACTTATTTGCAGCACTCTTCCTTGCAAGTATTGGCATGCTCATACATTTCAAGTTCTTGTGGAATCACGTTGACATATTACTTGCAGCTGTTATACTGGTTATAATAGTTAAGAGTATAGTCATAACAGCTGTCATAAAATCATTTGGATACAGCATCAGAACAGCTTTCATC GTTGGCCTATCATTAGCTCAGATTGGAGAATTTGCTTTTGTGCTTCTGAGCCGTGCTTCACATCATCATCTTATAGGG GGGAAAATGTATCTGTTATTACTGGGAACAACTGCTCTTAGTTTG GTAACAACCCCCCTCATTTTCAAATTAATTCCTGTGGTAACACAACTCGGCATCCTTATGCGTTGGTTCCCTTCAGAAAGCGGTGTGCAGAATGAG GAAAAGGCAACAATGCTTGATGTTTACAACAGAACACTCTAA
- the LOC123449807 gene encoding K(+) efflux antiporter 5 isoform X2, translating to MFGRVLDKEFSDSDATEVPDKNSFNNSISDHQAVLETVAVITHDKKNDTQQANSSRPFQIGDMFGSQNENSDDTETVIDKEDNVFVMSNRKTKYPTLQLDLRLIKDLVVIIVSATAGGIIFSCLGQPVIVGYLLAGSLIGPGGLNLINEMVQVETFAQFGVVFLLFALGLEFSLPKLKVVGPVAVLGGVLQIALFMFLCGLTAALCGAKLSEGVFVGTFLSMSSTAVVSKFLVEKGSTNALHGQVTIGTLILQDCAVGLLFALIPVLGGSSGIFGGIMSMGRLLLVLSIFVTVAYMMTWSFIPRFLKLMIQLSSQTNELYQLAAVAFCLLLAWCSDYLGLSLELGSFLAGVMISTTDFAHHTLEQVEAIRNLFAALFLASIGMLIHFKFLWNHVDILLAAVILVIIVKSIVITAVIKSFGYSIRTAFIVGLSLAQIGEFAFVLLSRASHHHLIGGKMYLLLLGTTALSLVTTPLIFKLIPVVTQLGILMRWFPSESGVQNELPLQEKATMLDVYNRTL from the exons ATGTTCGGCCGCGTGCTCGACaaggagttctccgacagcgacgCCACCGAGG TACCGGACAAGAATAGCTTCAACAACAGCATCTCAGATCATCAA GCTGTTCTGGAGACCGTAGCTGTTATTACACACGACAAGAAAAATGATACACAGCAGGCAAA TTCCTCGAGACCTTTCCAAATAGGTGACATGTTTGGTTCTCAGAATGAAAATTCTGATGACACCGAAACTGTGATAGACAAAGAG GATAATGTTTTTGTGATGTCAAatcgtaaaacaaagtatccaacACTTCAGTTAGATTTAAG ATTGATTAAAGATCTGGTAGTTATAATTGTTTCAGCTACTGCTGGTGGTATCATATTCTCTTGTTTGGGGCAGCCG GTTATTGTTGGTTATCTGCTTGCTGGTTCTCTTATTGGACCTGGAGGCTTGAACTTGATCAATGAAATGGTGCAG GTGGAGACCTTTGCCCAGTTTGGTGtggtttttcttctttttgctctTGGTCTTGAATTTTCATTGCCAAAG TTGAAAGTGGTTGGGCCTGTTGCTGTGCTTGGTGGTGTACTTCAGATTGCTTTGTTCATGTTCTTGTGTGGCCTAACTGCTGCG TTATGCGGTGCTAAATTATCCGAGGGAGTATTTGTTGGCACTTTCTTGTCAATGTCATCTACTGCAGTG GTCTCCAAGTTCTTAGTGGAAAAGGGTAGCACAAATGCGCTTCATGGTCAAGTTACAATTGGCACCCTTATCCTTCAG GATTGTGCAGTTGGCCTGCTGTTTGCTCTCATTCCAGTTCTGGGTGGTTCAAGTGGCATATTTGGAGGAATAATGTCAATGGGAAGACT GTTGCTTGTACTGTCCATATTTGTAACTGTTGCATATATGATGACTTGGTCATTTATCCCTCGATTCTTAAAACTGATGATCCAGTTATCATCACAG ACAAATGAACTCTATCAGTTGGCTGCTGTCGCGTTCTGCTTGCTGCTAGCCTGG TGCAGTGATTATCTTGGATTGAGTCTTGAACTGGGCTCATTTCTTGCTGGCGTTATGATATCCACCACAGATTTTGCTCACCATACTTTGGAGCAG GTGGAAGCAATCCGTAACTTATTTGCAGCACTCTTCCTTGCAAGTATTGGCATGCTCATACATTTCAAGTTCTTGTGGAATCACGTTGACATATTACTTGCAGCTGTTATACTGGTTATAATAGTTAAGAGTATAGTCATAACAGCTGTCATAAAATCATTTGGATACAGCATCAGAACAGCTTTCATC GTTGGCCTATCATTAGCTCAGATTGGAGAATTTGCTTTTGTGCTTCTGAGCCGTGCTTCACATCATCATCTTATAGGG GGGAAAATGTATCTGTTATTACTGGGAACAACTGCTCTTAGTTTG GTAACAACCCCCCTCATTTTCAAATTAATTCCTGTGGTAACACAACTCGGCATCCTTATGCGTTGGTTCCCTTCAGAAAGCGGTGTGCAGAATGAG CTGCCTTTACAGGAAAAGGCAACAATGCTTGATGTTTACAACAGAACACTCTAA
- the LOC123449807 gene encoding K(+) efflux antiporter 5 isoform X1, whose protein sequence is MFGSQNENSDDTETVIDKEDNVFVMSNRKTKYPTLQLDLRLIKDLVVIIVSATAGGIIFSCLGQPVIVGYLLAGSLIGPGGLNLINEMVQVETFAQFGVVFLLFALGLEFSLPKLKVVGPVAVLGGVLQIALFMFLCGLTAALCGAKLSEGVFVGTFLSMSSTAVVSKFLVEKGSTNALHGQVTIGTLILQDCAVGLLFALIPVLGGSSGIFGGIMSMGRLLLVLSIFVTVAYMMTWSFIPRFLKLMIQLSSQTNELYQLAAVAFCLLLAWCSDYLGLSLELGSFLAGVMISTTDFAHHTLEQVEAIRNLFAALFLASIGMLIHFKFLWNHVDILLAAVILVIIVKSIVITAVIKSFGYSIRTAFIVGLSLAQIGEFAFVLLSRASHHHLIGGKMYLLLLGTTALSLVTTPLIFKLIPVVTQLGILMRWFPSESGVQNELPLQEKATMLDVYNRTL, encoded by the exons ATGTTTGGTTCTCAGAATGAAAATTCTGATGACACCGAAACTGTGATAGACAAAGAG GATAATGTTTTTGTGATGTCAAatcgtaaaacaaagtatccaacACTTCAGTTAGATTTAAG ATTGATTAAAGATCTGGTAGTTATAATTGTTTCAGCTACTGCTGGTGGTATCATATTCTCTTGTTTGGGGCAGCCG GTTATTGTTGGTTATCTGCTTGCTGGTTCTCTTATTGGACCTGGAGGCTTGAACTTGATCAATGAAATGGTGCAG GTGGAGACCTTTGCCCAGTTTGGTGtggtttttcttctttttgctctTGGTCTTGAATTTTCATTGCCAAAG TTGAAAGTGGTTGGGCCTGTTGCTGTGCTTGGTGGTGTACTTCAGATTGCTTTGTTCATGTTCTTGTGTGGCCTAACTGCTGCG TTATGCGGTGCTAAATTATCCGAGGGAGTATTTGTTGGCACTTTCTTGTCAATGTCATCTACTGCAGTG GTCTCCAAGTTCTTAGTGGAAAAGGGTAGCACAAATGCGCTTCATGGTCAAGTTACAATTGGCACCCTTATCCTTCAG GATTGTGCAGTTGGCCTGCTGTTTGCTCTCATTCCAGTTCTGGGTGGTTCAAGTGGCATATTTGGAGGAATAATGTCAATGGGAAGACT GTTGCTTGTACTGTCCATATTTGTAACTGTTGCATATATGATGACTTGGTCATTTATCCCTCGATTCTTAAAACTGATGATCCAGTTATCATCACAG ACAAATGAACTCTATCAGTTGGCTGCTGTCGCGTTCTGCTTGCTGCTAGCCTGG TGCAGTGATTATCTTGGATTGAGTCTTGAACTGGGCTCATTTCTTGCTGGCGTTATGATATCCACCACAGATTTTGCTCACCATACTTTGGAGCAG GTGGAAGCAATCCGTAACTTATTTGCAGCACTCTTCCTTGCAAGTATTGGCATGCTCATACATTTCAAGTTCTTGTGGAATCACGTTGACATATTACTTGCAGCTGTTATACTGGTTATAATAGTTAAGAGTATAGTCATAACAGCTGTCATAAAATCATTTGGATACAGCATCAGAACAGCTTTCATC GTTGGCCTATCATTAGCTCAGATTGGAGAATTTGCTTTTGTGCTTCTGAGCCGTGCTTCACATCATCATCTTATAGGG GGGAAAATGTATCTGTTATTACTGGGAACAACTGCTCTTAGTTTG GTAACAACCCCCCTCATTTTCAAATTAATTCCTGTGGTAACACAACTCGGCATCCTTATGCGTTGGTTCCCTTCAGAAAGCGGTGTGCAGAATGAG CTGCCTTTACAGGAAAAGGCAACAATGCTTGATGTTTACAACAGAACACTCTAA